From a region of the Dictyoglomus sp. genome:
- a CDS encoding cation transporter yields MKDKELWKFALVLSLFTIFYNILEGLFSVYFGAKDETLALFGFGIDSFIEVLSGLGIFYMIIRTLRNKERNFNFEKVALKTTGTSFYILSIGLTLSVFVNLVIGNKPETTFWGIIISIISIIVMYILIKLKLYVGKKLNSDAIIADAYCTKTCLYLSFILLLSSLLYESLKISYIDSIGALGISYFSFKEGKESFEKASKEYCECELD; encoded by the coding sequence ATGAAAGATAAAGAATTATGGAAATTTGCTTTAGTTCTATCTTTATTTACTATTTTTTATAATATCCTAGAAGGTCTTTTCTCAGTATATTTTGGAGCCAAAGATGAGACGCTAGCTCTTTTTGGCTTCGGAATTGATTCTTTCATTGAAGTCTTGTCTGGCCTTGGAATTTTTTACATGATAATTAGAACTTTAAGAAATAAAGAGAGAAATTTTAATTTTGAGAAAGTTGCTTTAAAAACTACAGGAACATCTTTTTATATCCTCTCTATAGGATTAACTTTATCAGTTTTTGTAAATTTAGTGATTGGAAATAAACCTGAAACTACTTTTTGGGGGATTATTATATCGATAATTTCTATAATAGTCATGTATATACTTATAAAATTAAAGTTATATGTGGGCAAGAAACTTAACTCTGACGCTATAATTGCTGATGCCTATTGCACAAAAACCTGTTTATATTTGTCTTTTATACTCCTTCTTTCCAGTTTACTTTATGAATCTTTAAAAATAAGTTATATAGATTCTATAGGAGCATTAGGAATTTCTTATTTTTCTTTTAAGGAAGGTAAAGAATCTTTTGAAAAAGCATCTAAAGAATATTGTGAGTGTGAATTGGATTAG
- a CDS encoding prepilin-type N-terminal cleavage/methylation domain-containing protein, with protein MKNKKGFTLTELLIFILITGIIITITIPIYWRSLEEAKKNSQHSNIDIFTKRIEYFALKNGRYPTPQEFTNILNDSNYFSEIPKCSYNGKSYTLAISLSNFRNAMQNNNFNNANILYYEASQKTYTLWYYPPRFYIGNKITKIFHYPWCWTLPSPVNQILLPSREEAIEKSFTSCSNCKP; from the coding sequence ATGAAAAATAAAAAAGGTTTTACATTAACAGAATTATTAATTTTTATATTAATAACAGGAATAATTATAACAATTACTATTCCAATTTACTGGAGATCCCTAGAAGAAGCCAAAAAAAATTCTCAACATAGTAATATAGATATCTTTACAAAGAGAATAGAATATTTTGCGCTTAAAAATGGAAGATATCCAACCCCTCAAGAATTCACAAATATTTTAAATGATTCTAACTATTTTTCTGAAATTCCTAAATGTTCCTATAATGGAAAAAGTTATACCCTTGCCATAAGTTTAAGTAATTTTAGAAATGCTATGCAAAACAATAATTTTAATAACGCAAATATCTTATACTACGAAGCAAGCCAAAAAACTTATACTCTATGGTATTACCCTCCTAGATTCTATATAGGAAATAAAATAACCAAAATTTTTCATTATCCATGGTGCTGGACCCTTCCTTCTCCTGTGAATCAAATATTATTACCTTCTCGGGAAGAAGCGATAGAAAAGAGCTTTACTTCTTGTAGTAATTGCAAACCCTAA
- a CDS encoding TldD/PmbA family protein: MIEKLMEIARKYCDEVEIYEVDYTADGVSFENGILKEIDSTIQSGISLRIIKEGKLGFAYTKNLIDPEDLVKNALDSLKGEVEAKFSFPYSKDIINLNTYDPEIENLNNSKLVEECKRISEILSEATKTQVNVSAVKNIVNIRLMNSTGTNLSTKISKYQCFASAMYPGSYSAVYKVIVDKKFREFSKEDFNYIINLFNSSKKEVKTKGGKIKTLFLSNSLYVLIWRFIYATNGKYIYQKTSPLINKIGEKIFDSSITIYDDPLNDNFPDARSFDDEGVPCRYFPLVENGVLKNFYYDLYYAGKMNVNSTGHGYKTWERDIVRATPSPSLEHLFVKPGDKSLEDLIKLMDRGIIVADVLGAHSGNIPNGDFSVGLSPGLYVENGEIVGHVKDAMVAGNIYEVMKNVIGIENQVYPAYMGTFPSILFENVSFAVKE; the protein is encoded by the coding sequence ATGATAGAAAAATTAATGGAAATCGCAAGAAAATACTGTGATGAAGTGGAAATTTATGAAGTAGATTATACTGCGGACGGAGTTTCCTTCGAGAATGGAATATTGAAGGAAATTGATAGTACAATCCAATCAGGAATTAGTTTAAGAATAATAAAAGAAGGAAAGTTAGGTTTTGCATATACAAAAAATCTTATAGATCCTGAAGATCTAGTTAAAAATGCCTTAGATTCATTAAAGGGAGAAGTAGAGGCAAAATTCAGTTTTCCATATTCCAAAGATATTATAAATCTTAATACTTATGATCCTGAAATAGAAAATTTAAATAATTCCAAGTTAGTTGAAGAGTGCAAAAGAATTTCTGAGATTTTATCAGAAGCTACAAAAACCCAAGTAAATGTTAGTGCAGTTAAGAATATCGTTAATATAAGATTGATGAATAGTACTGGGACAAATCTTTCCACAAAAATCTCTAAATATCAATGTTTTGCAAGTGCAATGTATCCTGGATCTTATTCAGCAGTTTATAAAGTCATAGTAGATAAGAAGTTTAGAGAATTTTCTAAGGAAGATTTTAATTATATTATAAATCTATTTAATAGCTCTAAAAAGGAAGTAAAAACAAAAGGTGGAAAGATTAAAACCCTTTTCCTTTCAAATTCTCTTTATGTTTTAATCTGGAGATTTATATATGCGACCAATGGAAAATATATATATCAAAAAACATCCCCTCTAATAAATAAAATAGGAGAAAAGATTTTCGATTCCTCAATTACTATATATGATGATCCTTTAAATGACAATTTCCCCGATGCAAGAAGCTTTGATGATGAAGGTGTTCCTTGTAGATATTTTCCCCTTGTAGAAAATGGAGTTTTAAAAAACTTTTACTATGATCTTTATTATGCAGGAAAAATGAATGTAAATTCTACAGGTCATGGATATAAAACCTGGGAAAGAGATATAGTAAGAGCAACACCCTCTCCTTCTTTAGAACATCTTTTTGTAAAGCCTGGCGATAAATCCTTGGAAGATTTGATAAAACTTATGGATAGAGGAATAATTGTTGCAGATGTCTTGGGAGCCCATAGCGGGAATATTCCCAATGGAGATTTTTCTGTGGGGCTTTCTCCTGGTTTATATGTAGAAAATGGAGAAATTGTAGGTCATGTAAAGGATGCTATGGTAGCTGGAAATATCTATGAGGTAATGAAAAATGTTATAGGAATAGAAAATCAAGTTTATCCAGCCTATATGGGAACCTTTCCCTCGATTCTTTTTGAGAATGTTAGTTTTGCAGTAAAAGAATAA
- a CDS encoding TldD/PmbA family protein, with translation MFDILKNIISKIDADYVDLRYEIMRETKIILNGREIYQIGTNTGDGFVLRVLKNGGFSSISFTKKEDAEKAIKTVLENVNLMAKSTKKPVRFAKAEVIKDTFIPPLREDPRNISIEEKLEIVKNYNNIPLKHENVTTNIQYTEVIREKYFINSEGTEIREDLITTNIYGSIISYEGNVVQNVRVGIGGSDGFYKLRNREEEFEKKTKLVLDLLKAEPVKGGVYNVILNPNLTGVFTHEAFGHFSEADLIEDVPSMRERMKIGAQLGNEILTIIDDPTMPNQLGFYKYDDEGVRARRTYLLKNGVLVGRLHSRRTAEEFGESLTGHCVAEDYRYPPIIRMGNIFIEPGNSTFEELLEKLGDGLYILDSKGGQTAGENFTFGAQYAYEVKNGKIGKLLRDINISGNLYQTLKDIYGIGNDFVLGEVGGCGKGQLNIRSSYGGPHILIKNVVVGGV, from the coding sequence ATGTTTGATATTCTTAAAAATATAATTTCCAAAATAGATGCAGATTATGTAGACTTAAGATATGAAATCATGAGAGAAACAAAGATTATATTAAACGGAAGAGAGATTTACCAGATCGGTACAAACACAGGAGATGGCTTTGTATTAAGAGTTTTAAAAAATGGTGGTTTTTCCTCTATTTCCTTTACAAAAAAGGAAGATGCAGAAAAAGCTATTAAAACAGTATTAGAAAATGTTAATCTCATGGCAAAAAGCACTAAAAAACCAGTAAGATTTGCAAAAGCAGAAGTTATAAAAGATACTTTTATTCCACCTTTGAGAGAAGACCCAAGGAATATTTCTATAGAAGAGAAACTAGAAATTGTTAAGAATTATAACAATATTCCTCTAAAACATGAAAATGTAACTACTAATATCCAATATACAGAAGTTATTAGGGAAAAATACTTTATTAACTCTGAAGGAACAGAGATAAGAGAAGATTTAATTACTACAAATATATATGGAAGCATCATAAGTTATGAAGGGAATGTGGTTCAAAATGTAAGAGTTGGAATTGGGGGAAGTGATGGCTTTTATAAATTAAGAAATAGGGAAGAAGAATTTGAAAAAAAGACAAAACTTGTATTGGATCTTTTAAAGGCAGAACCAGTAAAAGGCGGAGTTTATAATGTGATACTTAACCCTAATCTTACTGGGGTCTTTACCCATGAAGCCTTTGGACATTTCTCTGAGGCAGATTTGATTGAGGATGTTCCCTCTATGAGGGAAAGGATGAAGATAGGAGCCCAGCTTGGTAATGAAATTTTGACAATAATAGATGACCCCACAATGCCTAATCAATTAGGATTTTATAAATATGATGATGAAGGGGTAAGAGCAAGAAGAACCTATCTTCTTAAAAATGGTGTTCTCGTAGGAAGACTCCATTCAAGAAGAACGGCAGAGGAGTTTGGAGAATCCCTTACAGGTCATTGTGTAGCAGAAGATTACAGATATCCTCCCATTATTAGAATGGGGAATATATTTATAGAACCTGGAAACTCAACCTTTGAAGAACTTTTAGAAAAATTAGGAGATGGTCTTTACATTTTGGATTCAAAAGGTGGACAAACAGCAGGAGAGAATTTTACCTTTGGAGCCCAGTATGCCTATGAGGTTAAAAATGGGAAAATTGGAAAACTTCTAAGGGATATAAATATCTCTGGAAATCTTTATCAAACTTTAAAAGATATCTATGGCATTGGAAATGATTTTGTTTTAGGAGAGGTAGGAGGATGTGGAAAGGGACAGCTTAATATTCGTTCCTCCTATGGTGGTCCCCATATTCTTATTAAGAATGTGGTTGTAGGAGGTGTGTAA
- a CDS encoding peroxiredoxin, producing the protein MQGIKEEILGKTSPLFVLKDQLGEDFDLSKYKGKKVLLSFHPLAWTSICGKQMLSLEENYQRFLDLNTIPVGLSVDPVPSKKAWAESLGLKNLKILSDFWPHGEVAKKYDIFREKEGFSERANIIIDEEGKIIFFKVYPIRELPDIEEIIKFLEERKSNV; encoded by the coding sequence ATGCAGGGAATAAAAGAGGAAATTTTAGGAAAAACTTCTCCTCTTTTTGTGCTTAAGGATCAATTGGGAGAGGATTTTGATCTTTCAAAATATAAAGGGAAAAAGGTTCTTTTATCCTTTCATCCTTTAGCTTGGACCTCTATCTGTGGAAAACAGATGCTCTCTTTGGAAGAGAACTATCAAAGATTCTTGGATTTGAATACGATACCTGTGGGATTAAGTGTAGATCCTGTACCCTCTAAAAAAGCATGGGCAGAAAGTTTAGGACTTAAAAATTTAAAGATTCTTTCAGATTTCTGGCCCCATGGAGAAGTAGCTAAAAAGTATGATATTTTTAGGGAAAAGGAAGGATTTTCTGAAAGAGCTAATATAATTATAGATGAGGAAGGAAAGATAATATTCTTTAAGGTTTATCCTATAAGAGAACTTCCTGATATAGAAGAGATAATAAAATTCTTAGAGGAAAGGAAGTCTAACGTGTAA
- a CDS encoding arsenate reductase ArsC, translating into MKKVLFICTHNSARSQMAEGLMNALYKDKFLAFSAGTDPKGVNPLAIEVMKEIGIDISHHRSKSIEEFRGESFDYVVTVCDSAKEKCPFFPGGKKYIHKGFMDPSSFEGSYEEKLEIFRKVRDEIKKWLEEYFIENKEEGIEFFTR; encoded by the coding sequence ATGAAAAAGGTTCTTTTTATATGCACCCATAATTCTGCAAGATCTCAAATGGCAGAAGGCCTAATGAATGCTTTGTATAAAGATAAATTTTTAGCTTTTTCTGCAGGAACAGATCCAAAAGGGGTGAATCCCTTAGCAATTGAGGTAATGAAGGAAATAGGAATAGATATCTCCCATCATAGAAGTAAAAGCATAGAAGAATTCAGGGGAGAAAGCTTTGATTATGTAGTTACTGTTTGTGATAGTGCAAAGGAAAAATGTCCATTCTTTCCAGGAGGGAAAAAATATATACATAAAGGATTTATGGATCCTTCAAGCTTTGAAGGGTCCTATGAGGAAAAATTGGAAATATTTAGAAAAGTTAGAGATGAGATAAAAAAATGGCTTGAAGAATACTTTATTGAGAATAAAGAGGAAGGAATAGAATTTTTTACACGTTAG
- a CDS encoding diguanylate cyclase: protein MEERKRIGVIVDNLYDYQWNILSGIFSAGEYYNVDIYCFTGKTLNSPRDYEKQGNLIYNLVSPKNVDGVIIFSSALSSDTTLEEITKFCQKYSSQIPTVSIGLPIEGITSIIIDNESGFRNLLSHLIEDHGYKRFAFITGPLNNMEAQIRYKIFLDTLRSYNIEIPSQNIFYGDFIYNSGRQAVKSFLDERKINFDVIVSSNDEMALGAIEELKERGYILPEDIKVTGFDNIEEASFITPPLTTVEQPLKDMGWKAIEIILNMLSKKSFSEVVFLPTNLIIRNSCGCSFPAIERAKIENKKEILLHSSDFLSLEREFIKYVENNIGKVDEGFLVEIYRSFIYALDKKDPTYFLNTLEKILKLKEKSIPFINIFQEYISLLRRFLFTYLDKDQFFLENLYHQARVILSDYGERIQGYRRKKLEEQSVLLANTGINLISSFKIDNILRQIRENIPNLGIKSFYIILYDNRKPHTAELVCKYNGEEKSITYDPSEDIIPREILPKKRVTFMIEPLYYQENYFGYALFELGPQLGIVYEILRTQISAGIQGALLFEEREKYEKELEEYINELSILNEIGSTITSSIELEVIFNLISKEIPKLFDFSAFYLILCNGSCGEKLEIVSKNIRDEKEKLTKKDKSIILDALKNRTYIFKKNLRGKTKSFLCIPIISGKKSIGALVLKHNTQREIYSDKSISLLTTISHFLSIAIENARLFQETKKLATIDPLTGIFNRRALEENFEKEILRIQRYPHPLSVIIIDVDDFKLFNDTYGHTFGDEVLKELASLIKKSCRRIDIVGRYGGDEFAIILPETPLEGAVKVAERILKKLKEKSVITPNNEKIPIKISLGIASYPTDTDDPRKLLTLADTAMYKAKTLGGEQYITISSQAKIPEKAVQVPNFDVFLGLITAIDNKDNYTFVHSQDVAKYAVKIGKKLGLSKEDLEVLDLAGKLHDIGKIGIPSNILRKPGSLDEEEWQIIKEHPKLGYLILNQLPKMEKLLQAILYHHERYDGKGYPQSLKGEEIPILARILAIADAYSAMKSDRPYRKALSKKEIIREIKNNMGKQFDPEISQKFLEILKEGVE, encoded by the coding sequence ATGGAAGAAAGAAAAAGAATAGGAGTAATTGTAGATAATTTATATGATTATCAATGGAATATTCTTTCAGGGATATTTTCTGCAGGAGAGTATTATAATGTTGATATTTACTGCTTTACAGGAAAAACTCTAAATTCTCCTCGAGACTACGAAAAACAGGGAAATTTAATATATAACTTAGTTTCCCCAAAAAATGTAGATGGAGTAATAATATTTTCTTCTGCTTTAAGTTCCGACACTACATTGGAAGAGATAACAAAATTCTGCCAAAAATATTCCTCTCAAATTCCCACGGTAAGTATTGGGCTTCCTATAGAAGGTATTACCAGCATAATTATAGACAATGAATCAGGATTTAGAAATCTTTTATCACATTTAATTGAAGATCATGGTTATAAAAGATTTGCATTTATCACTGGTCCCCTTAACAATATGGAAGCCCAAATAAGATATAAAATATTTCTAGATACCCTAAGAAGTTATAATATTGAGATTCCTTCTCAAAATATTTTTTATGGAGATTTTATTTATAATTCTGGAAGACAAGCAGTTAAATCCTTTTTAGATGAAAGAAAGATAAATTTCGATGTTATTGTATCATCAAATGATGAGATGGCATTGGGAGCTATAGAAGAACTTAAAGAAAGGGGATATATCTTACCTGAAGATATCAAGGTAACTGGATTTGATAATATAGAAGAAGCAAGTTTCATAACCCCTCCTCTTACCACTGTTGAACAGCCTTTAAAGGATATGGGATGGAAGGCAATAGAAATTATACTTAATATGCTTTCGAAAAAAAGTTTTTCTGAAGTTGTATTTCTTCCTACTAATTTAATTATTAGAAATTCTTGCGGATGTAGCTTTCCTGCTATTGAGAGAGCAAAAATAGAGAATAAAAAAGAAATATTATTACATTCCTCTGATTTTTTAAGTTTAGAAAGAGAGTTTATCAAATATGTTGAAAATAACATAGGAAAAGTTGATGAGGGTTTTCTAGTTGAGATATATAGAAGTTTTATTTATGCTTTGGATAAAAAAGATCCTACATATTTCCTCAACACTTTAGAGAAAATTTTAAAACTAAAAGAAAAGTCTATTCCTTTTATAAATATTTTTCAGGAATATATATCTCTTCTAAGAAGATTTTTGTTTACTTATTTAGATAAAGATCAATTCTTCTTAGAGAATTTATATCATCAGGCAAGGGTTATATTAAGCGATTATGGAGAAAGAATTCAAGGTTATAGAAGAAAAAAATTGGAGGAGCAATCAGTCCTTTTAGCCAACACGGGAATAAATTTAATTTCAAGTTTTAAAATAGATAACATATTAAGACAAATAAGGGAAAATATCCCAAACTTAGGGATAAAAAGTTTTTATATAATTTTATATGACAATAGAAAACCCCATACAGCAGAATTAGTTTGTAAATACAACGGCGAAGAAAAAAGTATAACATACGATCCTTCAGAAGATATTATTCCTAGGGAAATACTTCCCAAAAAAAGAGTTACTTTTATGATAGAACCTCTTTATTATCAGGAAAATTATTTTGGCTACGCCCTTTTTGAATTGGGTCCCCAACTAGGGATAGTATATGAAATTTTGAGAACTCAAATAAGTGCAGGAATTCAAGGAGCATTACTTTTTGAAGAAAGGGAAAAATATGAGAAAGAACTTGAAGAGTATATCAATGAACTTTCTATATTAAATGAGATAGGCAGTACAATTACTTCTTCTATAGAATTGGAAGTAATTTTTAATCTTATTTCTAAAGAGATTCCTAAGCTTTTTGATTTTTCCGCTTTTTACTTAATTTTGTGTAATGGTTCCTGTGGCGAAAAACTTGAGATTGTTTCTAAAAATATTCGAGATGAAAAGGAAAAATTAACAAAGAAAGATAAATCGATAATTTTGGATGCCTTAAAAAATAGAACCTACATTTTTAAGAAAAATCTAAGAGGAAAAACAAAATCTTTTTTGTGCATCCCAATAATCTCAGGAAAAAAATCTATTGGAGCTTTAGTTCTAAAACATAATACTCAAAGAGAAATATATTCAGATAAAAGTATAAGTCTATTGACCACTATATCCCATTTCCTTTCTATTGCTATTGAGAACGCTCGTCTCTTTCAAGAAACTAAAAAACTTGCTACTATTGATCCACTAACGGGAATCTTCAATAGAAGAGCTTTAGAAGAAAATTTTGAAAAAGAGATTTTAAGAATTCAAAGATATCCTCATCCTCTTTCTGTTATTATTATTGATGTTGATGATTTTAAATTGTTTAATGACACCTATGGACATACTTTTGGCGATGAAGTACTAAAAGAGCTTGCCAGTTTAATTAAAAAATCCTGTAGAAGAATTGATATTGTTGGAAGATATGGGGGAGATGAGTTTGCTATTATACTCCCCGAAACTCCTTTGGAAGGAGCAGTAAAAGTTGCTGAAAGAATTTTAAAAAAATTAAAAGAAAAATCTGTAATAACTCCTAATAACGAGAAGATACCTATAAAAATAAGTTTAGGTATTGCCTCTTACCCTACTGATACCGATGATCCTCGTAAATTATTAACCTTAGCGGATACTGCTATGTATAAAGCAAAAACTTTAGGTGGAGAGCAATATATCACTATATCTTCTCAAGCAAAAATTCCAGAAAAAGCAGTTCAAGTTCCCAATTTTGATGTATTTTTAGGATTAATTACAGCTATCGACAACAAGGATAATTATACCTTTGTACACTCTCAAGATGTGGCAAAGTATGCAGTAAAGATTGGCAAGAAATTGGGACTTTCCAAAGAAGATTTAGAAGTTTTAGATCTTGCAGGAAAACTTCATGATATAGGAAAGATAGGAATTCCTTCCAATATACTTAGAAAACCAGGCTCCTTAGATGAGGAGGAATGGCAAATTATAAAGGAACATCCCAAATTAGGCTATCTAATTTTAAATCAGTTACCAAAAATGGAAAAATTATTACAGGCAATCTTGTATCATCATGAAAGATATGATGGAAAAGGATATCCTCAAAGTTTAAAGGGAGAAGAAATACCAATTTTAGCAAGAATTCTTGCTATAGCGGATGCATACTCCGCAATGAAATCAGATAGACCATATAGAAAAGCTTTATCTAAAAAGGAGATAATAAGAGAAATTAAAAACAATATGGGAAAACAGTTTGATCCTGAAATATCTCAAAAGTTTCTTGAAATCTTAAAAGAAGGAGTTGAATAG
- a CDS encoding YbaK/EbsC family protein, with translation MEYLSKNNYEFKKFSKSTRTSKEAADAIGCDVTQIGKSIIFKGENSEKPYLVIASGKNRINEAEISKIVGEPIKKGDAEFVKEKTGYIIGGVPPFGHDEDLFDYNEIWCAGGTPFSVFKISPEEKIINVK, from the coding sequence TTGGAATACTTATCAAAAAATAATTATGAATTTAAAAAATTTTCAAAATCTACCAGGACCTCAAAAGAGGCGGCAGACGCTATAGGTTGTGATGTGACTCAAATAGGAAAATCAATTATTTTTAAAGGAGAAAATTCAGAGAAACCTTATCTTGTAATTGCCAGTGGAAAAAATAGAATAAATGAAGCAGAAATATCTAAAATAGTAGGCGAACCCATAAAAAAGGGTGATGCTGAATTTGTAAAGGAAAAAACGGGATATATAATTGGGGGAGTCCCTCCTTTTGGTCATGATGAAGATTTATTTGATTATAATGAAATATGGTGCGCTGGTGGAACTCCTTTTTCTGTATTTAAAATATCTCCCGAAGAAAAAATAATTAATGTGAAATAA